A region from the Mercenaria mercenaria strain notata chromosome 7, MADL_Memer_1, whole genome shotgun sequence genome encodes:
- the LOC123554363 gene encoding patched domain-containing protein 3-like isoform X1 — MEGTAAMKCNSVYQCVERKIGGIFAKYGRFVAAHAWKILIVSILVNGGLGIGMMKLELDNDASNYLPSGTQAEEDEKRIEGLFPDLDYSNFDSLRLIYGGPWVRLIVRSKSGNLLTRQMLEQVQSLTNAIQNITADDGYGQTVTFTDVCAKINGHCAVGGQLFVEEEFLSAVDIDTVTYPEFNTSTRGMVYYAPRLGGKIEFDASGKYLKRMEFIRLEIMIPFWGRDEWVCKLNQFSNCHLNMQLLFQIKVINHNSKVFTFF; from the exons ATGGAGGGAACTGCAGC AATGAAGTGTAACAGTGTATATCAGTGTGTGGAAAGAAAGATTGGAGGAATCTTTGCTAAGTATGGCCGATTTGTCGCTGCGCATGCGTGGAAAATTCTTATTGTTTCCATTCTTGTCAATGGAGGACTAGGAATCGGGATGATGAAGTTGGAATTAGACAACGACGCGTCTAATTACCTCCCTTCAG gAACACAAGCGgaagaagatgaaaaaagaaTCGAAGGATTATTTCCGGATCTTGATTATTCAAATTTTGATTCGCTTCGACTCATATATGGTGGTCCGTGGGTGCGGCTGATAGTCAGAAGTAAAAGTGGTAATTTGTTGACCAGACAGATGTTAGAACAGGTCCAGTCGCTGACAAATGCCATACAAAATATCACCGCAGATGACGGATATGGACAGACCGTTACG tttaCCGACGTATGTGCTAAGATAAATGGGCATTGTGCAGTTGGTGGTCAGTTGTTTGTAGAAGAGGAGTTCCTTTCAGCAGTAGATATAGACACTGTTACCTACCCAGAATTCAACACATCTACCAGAGGAATGGTGTATTATGCACCTAGATTGGGAG GAAAGATAGAATTCGATGCCAGTGGGAAATACTTAAAACGTATGGAGTTCATACGGCTAGAGATAATGATCCCGTTTTGGGGCAGAGACGAATGGGTATGTAAACTCAACCAGTTCTCTAACTGCCATCTGAATATGCAATTGTTATTTCAAATCAAGGTAATTAATCATAATAGcaaagtttttacatttttctga
- the LOC123554363 gene encoding patched domain-containing protein 3-like isoform X2, which produces MKCNSVYQCVERKIGGIFAKYGRFVAAHAWKILIVSILVNGGLGIGMMKLELDNDASNYLPSGTQAEEDEKRIEGLFPDLDYSNFDSLRLIYGGPWVRLIVRSKSGNLLTRQMLEQVQSLTNAIQNITADDGYGQTVTFTDVCAKINGHCAVGGQLFVEEEFLSAVDIDTVTYPEFNTSTRGMVYYAPRLGGKIEFDASGKYLKRMEFIRLEIMIPFWGRDEWVCKLNQFSNCHLNMQLLFQIKVINHNSKVFTFF; this is translated from the exons ATGAAGTGTAACAGTGTATATCAGTGTGTGGAAAGAAAGATTGGAGGAATCTTTGCTAAGTATGGCCGATTTGTCGCTGCGCATGCGTGGAAAATTCTTATTGTTTCCATTCTTGTCAATGGAGGACTAGGAATCGGGATGATGAAGTTGGAATTAGACAACGACGCGTCTAATTACCTCCCTTCAG gAACACAAGCGgaagaagatgaaaaaagaaTCGAAGGATTATTTCCGGATCTTGATTATTCAAATTTTGATTCGCTTCGACTCATATATGGTGGTCCGTGGGTGCGGCTGATAGTCAGAAGTAAAAGTGGTAATTTGTTGACCAGACAGATGTTAGAACAGGTCCAGTCGCTGACAAATGCCATACAAAATATCACCGCAGATGACGGATATGGACAGACCGTTACG tttaCCGACGTATGTGCTAAGATAAATGGGCATTGTGCAGTTGGTGGTCAGTTGTTTGTAGAAGAGGAGTTCCTTTCAGCAGTAGATATAGACACTGTTACCTACCCAGAATTCAACACATCTACCAGAGGAATGGTGTATTATGCACCTAGATTGGGAG GAAAGATAGAATTCGATGCCAGTGGGAAATACTTAAAACGTATGGAGTTCATACGGCTAGAGATAATGATCCCGTTTTGGGGCAGAGACGAATGGGTATGTAAACTCAACCAGTTCTCTAACTGCCATCTGAATATGCAATTGTTATTTCAAATCAAGGTAATTAATCATAATAGcaaagtttttacatttttctga
- the LOC128558553 gene encoding patched domain-containing protein 3-like isoform X2: protein MGLMIVYAVIATLSSRLTDQVGQRIWLGFAGILAAGLAIVGSIGLCSAAGISFVTIVGVVPFLIIGIGIDDMFILLSGLSEAQTKTTVEDKMAETLRISGVGVTITSLTDLIAFMSGAGSSFVAVKNFCIYTGVAVLFCYLNNITFFAACVAINERRVAGNRHFMTCRKIKDKDELREERKPNRVVFCCGGRAPVNREEAESFVDKLPRWLIPKIVLSWPCKMIIIIIFMQYMAAAIYGCVHLKQGMPFTQLVSDDSYFYKYSDWDETPLLDKRLSHSSFQALTIIPMPILS from the exons ATGGGTTTGATGATAGTGTATGCTGTCATAGCAACGCTTTCCTCCAG GCTTACCGATCAGGTTGGACAGAGGATTTGGCTCGGGTTTGCTGGAATCCTGGCAGCTGGCTTGGCCATTGTTGGAAGTATCGGCCTGTGTTCCGCAGCTGGAATAAGCTTTGTTACAATTGTCGGAGTGGTTCCATTTCTTATCATTG GAATCGGCATTGATGATATGTTTATACTATTGTCCGGTCTGTCAGAAGCACAAACAAAAACTACCGTAGAAGACAAAATGGCGGAGACTTTACGTATCTCCGGAGTTGGAGTCACGATTACATCCCTTACTGATCTCATTGCATTCATGTCTGGAGCCGGATCAAGCTTTGTCGCTGTtaaaaatttctgcatttatacaG GTGTTGCGGTGCTGTTCTGTTATCTGAACAACATAACCTTCTTTGCGGCATGTGTTGCAATCAATGAACGTCGTGTTGCTGGCAATCGACACTTTATGACTTGCAGAAAAATAAAGGACAAAGACGAGTTACGGGAAGAAAGAAAACCGAATCGTGTCGTGTTTTGCTGCGGTGGACGTGCACCTGTAAACAGAGAAGAAGCTGAAAGTTTTGTTGACAAACTTCCGCGTTGGTTGATTCCAAAAATTGTCTTATCGTGGCCTTGCAAAatgataattatcattatctttATGCAATACATGGCCGCGGCTATATATGGGTGTGTCCACTTAAAACAAGGGATGCCTTTTACCCAGTTAGTGAGCGACGATTCGTATTTCTACAAGTACTCTGACTGGGATGAGACACCTTTGCTCGACAAACGATTGTCACATTCGTCATTCCAAGCACTTACGATTATTCCGATGCCGATACTCAGTTAA
- the LOC128558553 gene encoding patched domain-containing protein 3-like isoform X1 codes for MIDKLIASVHSNKYFDKSFEVSWLKSYKHSQYYNNTSSSAFKSGLQDFFSDPQYAVFSNDVVIDYNNASISASRVYVRSSNLENSQEEGKMMLESRDIANAASIDCFAYSPAFIVSELYVRILGLTLQSVGIALAAVFVITCIFMPHPVLIVFVTLAVASIMTGVVGFMLYLNVSLSAISMLMLIMSIGFSVDFTAHICHGYMISDAETRALRVRQAIDKTGAPIFHGAVSSLFGILVLIGAKSYIFRSFAAVMSFVLLFGITHALFLLPVILSWFGPGRMNKVDRNSKLRSLTNIAYTNDNNEEKT; via the coding sequence ATGATCGACAAACTGATAGCAAGTGTCCATTCAAACAAGTATTTCGACAAAAGTTTTGAAGTCAGCTGGCTGAAATCTTACAAGCATTCTCAATACTATAATAATACATCAAGTTCTGCCTTTAAATCTGGTCTGCAAGACTTTTTCAGCGACCCGCAATATGCCGTATTTTCAAATGACGTGGTCATTGATTATAACAATGCGAGCATTTCAGCATCTCGTGTGTACGTTCGTTCAAGCAATTTAGAAAATAGTCAAGAAGAAGGCAAAATGATGTTAGAGTCACGTGATATTGCAAATGCAGCTTCAATTGACTGTTTTGCTTATTCACCTGCGTTTATTGTTTCCGAACTATATGTTCGCATTTTGGGATTAACACTGCAGTCTGTTGGCATTGCTCTAGCGGCAGTTTTTGTTATCACCTGTATTTTCATGCCACACCCAGTATTGATAGTATTTGTCACTCTGGCTGTAGCATCAATTATGACAGGAGTTGTAGGTTTTATGTTGTATTTGAATGTGTCATTAAGTGCAATATCTATGCTTATGTTGATAATGAGCATCGGGTTTTCTGTAGACTTTACTGCCCATATATGCCATGGTTACATGATTTCTGATGCGGAAACACGTGCTCTTCGGGTGAGACAAGCTATAGACAAAACAGGTGCACCAATTTTTCACGGGGCAGTTTCGTCTCTTTTCGGTATATTGGTTCTTATTGGAGCAAAGTCGTATATTTTTAGATCATTTGCTGCAGTTATGTCTTTCGTTTTGCTTTTTGGCATTACGCATGCGTTGTTTTTACTTCCGGTGATATTGTCATGGTTTGGTCCAGGAAGAATGAATAAAGTGGACCGGAATTCAAAATTGAGAAGTTTGACCAATATTGCTTACACTAATGATAATAACGAAGAAAAGACTTAG